AGTAGGACTCATACCTCTCAAATAAATCATCAGCACTCAGACCTCTATCTTAACCAATTGAAGTAAGGTAGGACTCAGACCTCTCAATAGGACTCAGACCTCTCAAATAAATCATCAGGACTCAGGCCTCTATCTTAACTAATTGAAGTAAGGTAGGACTCAAAAGGTAGGACTCAAACCTTTCAAATAAATCACGGTTCGTTAAAGTAGGAGTTagtaaagaaatgagaaaggaATGATGACAAACCACTTGATAATGCCAGTGAGAAGGACAGTTCTTTTATCCAAGTCAACCTCCACTCCACCAGCTTGGAAGAACTCCCTTGCAGCGCATCTTAGCTCAGCTTCGACGCCTTGAGGGCTAAAGAATCGCACTCTTGGGCTTGACTTCGTGCCACTGCACAGTCCAAAGTGAATCAAAGGATTCACTTCCCCAAACGCAAGCTGAAGAAGGGCTTATTACATTCAGTACTCTTTCAACAAAAACTAACCTAAACTAAGTATCATAGACTCATAAATTTACCTCCGCTCGCTTGTCACCGCTGCTGAAGGGCTTGGCAAAGGAATAGGGTGGCCGCCTATTGCCTCTTAGAATCCCATTCTTTATGGCAATGAGCGAGTATGGCTGCCCACCGACCAAGTATTGGAAGTCAGAGAAGAAGGATTTTCTGTCTATTACGCCCTCCACCCGTCCAAATCTAATCAACCCATGGATCACCATCGCGTTGTACATGtttaagaagaatgctagctTTTCGTTGTGGGACAGTGCCTTGAGGTTCACGCGGTGGAGCTCTTGTGTTAGATTTATGTACCTGCCAAAGGgtattaattaatgttattttttaacgttcatcaatattttaaaacttttaccAATTGGGTACCTTCGAAATTCTTCACTGTTGCTAACCGCGAGATAATCGACATGTTGAAGGTCGTTAGAGGCGTAGGATTCTAATATGGCGGACATGATCTTGGCTAGTCTTTGGGCAACCATGGCAGCAGGCATGGGCTCGTTGTCGTTAACCGAGCCTCTGAAGTTGAAGCACCGAGATATGCATGACCCATGCTCGAGGAAACGATAGAAATGGTACCCATCTTCGAACTCATTCTCCCTAGAAAAACAACATACCTATGCCCATTAGCGAATTAGATAGAcagaaaattgaattttaaaactctaaactttaaattttgtgtctaaaaCTTCCAAAAGATGAACACTATTGCTCAAATGCAATGACGATCCAGATAAAGATTTACCCAAAAACATGATGAATAAAGAGCTTTTGAGCCATCTGCTTTCCAATTCCCACAGCCTACatatatatcaaattcaaattcatcaccgaacaatataaatatagaaaatttgTCGAAAACATATCTTTTTTAAGACccaattgaaatttttggtcaaatttaatatttctttagatagataaacacaaatttaataGAATTTGGATTAGTTTAGTTAAGGAAAGGAATATACGAAAATCAGTATATGGTCATTTGATTAATTCCCATAACTATAAGATCCATTTTTGGGAAGCGAGTCCACCTACTAATTACTCGCACAATTTACAATACCCTCTTCCAATTTATGATTCCCTATCCATCTATCATTTCACCCGCTTGTTAGTTGCTCCCCATCATTAATGTCCCCCGCCCCACACGGACACACCCTTCACCATGTCCCTCTTCCCACCCTCGACTCACTCAAGGGCATTCTCGTAATATCACTATTCTTGCTCGAGACGGGtccaaatttaaacttttaacctTTTGGTCCAAATTACACCGTATGTGTCAGTTGAACTAACGCGGTTAACGCTGTACTAACCCTTCACCATGTACTAATGTCAGTATAAGCTCCTTTCATTCATATACTCTCGAGCAAGATGGTAGTATAGAACGTTATTTAAATTTGCGTATTGTTTGAGGGAGACCATATGGGATGGGattttttgaattgaaaagCAATCAGGTGCTTCGCGGACCATGATGTAATGAGATGGTAAGTTAAGACGACCGTAGGATTTGAAAAGAAGGTTCAAAAGACATCCATCCAACGGCCAGAAAACAGAGCAGAGAACTTAATGACTATGGaggaaaacagaggatttAACTAAGGATATTATAGAATCATACCTTAGTACGCCCACAATCAAGGCGCTGAATAAGCGCCTCCACCATATCGCCGCCGGAGAAGCAGTTCTTCACGATCTTCATCTTGATCAGACGGTCCTGAATCGGCAATCTCGATCTTAGAAATTTCACGATCTCCAGTAATCCGTCCGGCGATTCCTCCTCTGGATCGTCGAAACCGTACACCGGCGTAGCAGGTGCTTCGTCGGGGCATTTATTGCTTAACATATCTTTGATTCTCCGGTCAAATTCACCGCTGTTTCTCAGTGAGTTCAGCGCCACCAGACCGCCAAAAAGCTTCTCGTTGAAGAAAATTTGCGGCACCGATGAACTCCCCGTCCGCTTCATCAGCTCCTTCTCTCTCTGAGGAAAAACGTCGACGTTTATCTCAACAAATCTCAATCCCTTTTCATTCAAAAAACTCCTAACCGCTTTACAATCCCTACAATTTGACCTCGAGAAGAAGCTGATTCTTCCCTTCAGTTCTCTGTTTTTATCCTCATCGCTCTTCATCTTCACGACGACTTTCAGGCCGGAGAGTTTAATTTCAGTAACGCCGGTTTGGGACTTCCCGTCGTCGTCGGTGTCGACGTTCTCATCTCTAAGTGACGAAATCCGTTTGAAAATCGCTACCGATAAACTACTGCTTCTCTCCCGTATAAACTTCCCAATCGACGGCATATCGACGGAGATATTCTCTGCCAAGCTCTGCGACTGTTTGTACGGCGGTTCACCAGCAGAGGAAATAGCAATCCCAGGTGGGGGCTCGGGTTTAGGAAGCTGAGAATGAGGCTCCAATACGCGTAGTTCGCCACTACTACGTTTCGAATCATGGTGAATCGGATCCTCTGTTTTCTCGGAATCAAACGACgaaacagaggaagaaacAGAACAAGGGGATTCACTATCAGAGAGCTTCGATTGGTTCTCATCAGCAACGGAAAGGTTCCCGGAGAGCTTGGAATGATCAGAATCATCCATAAATGGAAGTCGAGAAACAGAGGAATGAACGTCAACCACCATTAGAACAGAGGAATTCGCTgtaagaagaaaatggagaagaaaggaGGGGAAGGGGTTTAACGTTTTAAAgggaggaagaaggaagaagaagtcAAATGGGACCCACAGAGACCACAATTTTTTACAATtaaccaaaaatgaaaaaataattttagagacGGTTAGAGGGGGAGACGGGGGAGTGACCGGGGCCCACAAAGGTCACGTGACGTGAGGGGAGAAGGCATGtgatgactttttttttaataaaaaaattgcgTAATTCCACGTGGCAATCTCTTAGTCCAAATAAGAAATGGATATCTATTTTAGTTTGTTCGGCGTCAAAACCGAAGACGACGACGCTTGTTATTGTATCTTATGTCGCTCCCTCGCCACGTCACTCCACGaatttaaacctttttttaaattaaaataaataaataaataaataatggatcgtttatttaataatttttgtcttttattttctcaacNttttttttttttttttttttttttttttttttttttttttttttttttaaatatcttgtatttttatatataaattcttaaacattttatttatttattttaattgaaattgaatcctaatttgactaaaataaatcatttattttattcgagTGGAATGGATAATGGgcagttaaataaataagaaaattggaggaaaaaatattattattattattattattttatatatatttttttaaaagggtttTACTTGTTCAAAAAAGGGGGAAGTTATTCCCATGAATTCAACATAAATGGATAAGCTTTTGGTTCATCGTATATAAACTCAACTTtcaaactatataaaaaaattatatatatgtatattttggaccaattctttatttaatttaataagcTTTTGaattattcttataattttctcGAGTTTTGAATTACGTCTCAGTATTGTTGAACATGTTCCACTTGTTTGTgacgttttaaaatatatatatatatatatatatatatatatatata
This genomic window from Cucurbita pepo subsp. pepo cultivar mu-cu-16 chromosome LG01, ASM280686v2, whole genome shotgun sequence contains:
- the LOC111791551 gene encoding uncharacterized protein LOC111791551 isoform X1, which codes for MVVDVHSSVSRLPFMDDSDHSKLSGNLSVADENQSKLSDSESPCSVSSSVSSFDSEKTEDPIHHDSKRSSGELRVLEPHSQLPKPEPPPGIAISSAGEPPYKQSQSLAENISVDMPSIGKFIRERSSSLSVAIFKRISSLRDENVDTDDDGKSQTGVTEIKLSGLKVVVKMKSDEDKNRELKGRISFFSRSNCRDCKAVRSFLNEKGLRFVEINVDVFPQREKELMKRTGSSSVPQIFFNEKLFGGLVALNSLRNSGEFDRRIKDMLSNKCPDEAPATPVYGFDDPEEESPDGLLEIVKFLRSRLPIQDRLIKMKIVKNCFSGGDMVEALIQRLDCGRTKAVGIGKQMAQKLFIHHVFGENEFEDGYHFYRFLEHGSCISRCFNFRGSVNDNEPMPAAMVAQRLAKIMSAILESYASNDLQHVDYLAVSNSEEFRRYINLTQELHRVNLKALSHNEKLAFFLNMYNAMVIHGLIRFGRVEGVIDRKSFFSDFQYLVGGQPYSLIAIKNGILRGNRRPPYSFAKPFSSGDKRAELAFGEVNPLIHFGLCSGTKSSPRVRFFSPQGVEAELRCAAREFFQAGGVEVDLDKRTVLLTGIIKWFGVDFGNEKEILRWIMKFLDGNKAGLLTHLLGDGGPVNIAYQNYNWSMNSC
- the LOC111791551 gene encoding uncharacterized protein LOC111791551 isoform X2; the protein is MVVDVHSSVSRLPFMDDSDHSKLSGNLSVADENQSKLSDSESPCSVSSSVSSFDSEKTEDPIHHDSKRSSGELRVLEPHSQLPKPEPPPGIAISSAGEPPYKQSQSLAENISVDMPSIGKFIRERSSSLSVAIFKRISSLRDENVDTDDDGKSQTGVTEIKLSGLKVVVKMKSDEDKNRELKGRISFFSRSNCRDCKAVRSFLNEKGLRFVEINVDVFPQREKELMKRTGSSSVPQIFFNEKLFGGLVALNSLRNSGEFDRRIKDMLSNKCPDEAPATPVYGFDDPEEESPDGLLEIVKFLRSRLPIQDRLIKMKIVKNCFSGGDMVEALIQRLDCGRTKAVGIGKQMAQKLFIHHVFGENEFEDGYHFYRFLEHGSCISRCFNFRGSVNDNEPMPAAMVAQRLAKIMSAILESYASNDLQHVDYLAVSNSEEFRRYINLTQELHRVNLKALSHNEKLAFFLNMYNAMVIHGLIRFGRVEGVIDRKSFFSDFQYLVGGQPYSLIAIKNGILRGNRRPPYSFAKPFSSGDKRAELAFGEVNPLIHFGLCSGTKSSPRVRFFSPQGVEAELRCAAREFFQAGGVEVDLDKRTVLLTGIIKWFVIIPFSFLY